The genomic DNA GGACCTCTGCCGGCTTCCGGCTCGGAGCCGACGCCCGCGTCAACCTGGGGCCGTCGACCGCCGGCTGGTACGTCACCGGCGAGGCCGCCTGGGGACCGAGCTGGGACAACACCTTTGCCGCCTTTCCGGCCTTCGCCAACGGTCCCACGACCGAGTACAAGATCGCCCTGGGACGGGAGTTCGGTCCCAATGCGTCGGCGCAGATCGGCTGGCGTTCCTTCAACTGGAGCATTCCGACCTCTCCGGGATGCGGCACCAGCCCCGGCTGCCAGCTGCGGTGGAGCGGCTGGACGCTTGAGGTCGTGACGCGCCGCTAGCGCGGGCTTCGGAACGGTTGCGCCTGTCGCCGGCCGTCCGGCCGGCGACAGGCGTTCTTCGGTCCCGTCCGGCGGGACCGACCGCTCAGAAGGACTGTCCCCGGTACGCCCAGCCCGTAAGGCGGCGTTCAACGACGGCGAAGGCGGCGAACAACACCACGCCCATCCCCGCCACGGCGACCAGACCGGCGAAGACCAGAGGCACGTCGAAGCGCGAACTGGCGGACAGCATCAGGTAGCCGATCCCCCGGTTCGCGGCCACCGTTTCCGAGATCACGGCGCCCACGAAGGCCAGCGTCACCGCCACCTTGAGCGAGGCGAAGAAATAGGGCAGGGACCGCGGGAGGCCGATCTTGAGGAAGATCTCGCCTTTACTCGCGCCCAGGGACCGCAGGACATCCTGCAGCTCCGGTTCCAGGGTGGCCAGACCGGTGGCCACATTGACCACGATGGGGAAGAAGGAGATGAGGAAGGCGGTGACGATGGCCGGGACGGTGCCGATCCCGAACCAGATGACGAGCACCGGGACGATGGCCACCTTCGGCACGCTGTTGAAGCCGACGAGCAGCGGATACAGCGCGCGGTAGATCAGCCCCGAGTAGCCGATGGCCAGCCCGAGGGCCAGCCCGCCGATGATGGCCAGGCCGAAGCCGACCAGCGTCGTGTACAGGGTCTGCGCGGCGTTGAACCAGAGGGCCTCGCGCCAGGTCCACAGCGACCGCCCGATGACCATGGGACCCGGGAGGACGAAGACCGGAATTCGGAACGCCCGCACGGCGGCTTCCCAGCCGACAACCACCAGGACGCTGACGGCCAGGGGGGGCGCGATCTCCTCCCACCGCCGCCGGGCCGGGGTCATGCGCTCCGTCCCTCCCCGATCCGGCGGCGGATCTCGTGGTAGAGCTCGGTGAAGCGCGGAGTGAAGGTATCCTCCAGCGTCCTCGGCCGGGGGAGATCGGAGTCGGCGCGATAGATGATCCGCCCCGGCCGCGGGCTCATCACGTAGACGGCGTCGGCCAGAAAGACGGCTTCCCGCAGGTCGTGGGTGACCAGCACGACGGTAAACTTCCTCCGCAGCCAGAGGTCCTGCAGGACCTGCCACAGCTCTTCGCGGGTGAAGGCGTCCAGCGCCCCGAAGGGCTCGTCGAGGAGCAGCAGGTCGGGCTCGTGGATCAGGGCCCGGCACAGGTTCACCCGCTGCTGCTGGCCGCCGGAGATCTGCCAGGGAAACCGGGTCTCGAACCCGGCCATGCCCACCGACGCCAGCAGCTCGCGGGCCCGGGCGGCATACTCGTGGCGCC from Armatimonadota bacterium includes the following:
- a CDS encoding ABC transporter permease — its product is MTPARRRWEEIAPPLAVSVLVVVGWEAAVRAFRIPVFVLPGPMVIGRSLWTWREALWFNAAQTLYTTLVGFGLAIIGGLALGLAIGYSGLIYRALYPLLVGFNSVPKVAIVPVLVIWFGIGTVPAIVTAFLISFFPIVVNVATGLATLEPELQDVLRSLGASKGEIFLKIGLPRSLPYFFASLKVAVTLAFVGAVISETVAANRGIGYLMLSASSRFDVPLVFAGLVAVAGMGVVLFAAFAVVERRLTGWAYRGQSF
- a CDS encoding ABC transporter ATP-binding protein, yielding PVLGPQKNVGMAFQNPILLPWRRTLENVLLPLEIVEPHKQRFRTRRHEYAARARELLASVGMAGFETRFPWQISGGQQQRVNLCRALIHEPDLLLLDEPFGALDAFTREELWQVLQDLWLRRKFTVVLVTHDLREAVFLADAVYVMSPRPGRIIYRADSDLPRPRTLEDTFTPRFTELYHEIRRRIGEGRSA